TCCTGGCCTCACTGGTGAAGCCGGGGGCGAAGGTGGTGGAGTTCGGTGCGGGCACCGGACGACTCGCAGTCCCACTGGCGGAGCGCGGGCTGACGGTGCACGCGGTGGACGCCTCACCGTCCATGTTGGACAAACTCCGGGCCAACGACCCCGGCGGCACGATCACCACCGAGTGCGCCGACATCGCCGAGTGCAAGGGCGACGGGACGTTCGACCTCTGCTACCTGGTGTGCAACACCCTGTTCATGGTGCCCGACGCCGAACGGCAGATCGAGGTGCTGCGCCGAGCCGCCGAACACGTCGTCCCCGGTGGCCACGTGGTGGTCGAGGTGTACGAACCGACCGGGCTGCACCGCTACGGCCGGCCGTTCGTGCAGGTGCGGCACCTGTCCCACGACCAAATCATGATCGACCACACCGATGTGGACCCCCTGCGGCAGCTGCTCGTCCAGGTCCATTCCGTCGTGGGCGGCGGGAAGGTGACCAACTACACCGAGCTGAGCCGCTACGCGTTCCCTCGCGAGCTGGACCTGATGGCGCGGCTCGCGGGGCTCGGCCACGAGGCGCGGTACGGGGACTGGCGCGGCGGGGAGTTCACCCACGGTGCGCGCAGCCACGTGACGGTGTACCGACGGCGTACCTGAGGAGAACGGATGCGTGTCGCCCTCGTCGCCATCGGGTCGCGCGGTGACGTTCAACCGTTCCTCGCGCTGGGCTCGGCGCTGCGGGACCGCGGACACGAGGTACGGCTGGCCACCCACGCCGACTTCCGG
The window above is part of the Saccharomonospora glauca K62 genome. Proteins encoded here:
- a CDS encoding class I SAM-dependent methyltransferase, with product MGYRVRPEAYGEALHEVYDRMYPGEDTAGAVEFLASLVKPGAKVVEFGAGTGRLAVPLAERGLTVHAVDASPSMLDKLRANDPGGTITTECADIAECKGDGTFDLCYLVCNTLFMVPDAERQIEVLRRAAEHVVPGGHVVVEVYEPTGLHRYGRPFVQVRHLSHDQIMIDHTDVDPLRQLLVQVHSVVGGGKVTNYTELSRYAFPRELDLMARLAGLGHEARYGDWRGGEFTHGARSHVTVYRRRT